In Rutidosis leptorrhynchoides isolate AG116_Rl617_1_P2 chromosome 6, CSIRO_AGI_Rlap_v1, whole genome shotgun sequence, the DNA window CCGGTACACCGACCCAAACCCACCTTGACCGAGCTTTGTAGTGAAATCATTTGTTGCTTCTAGAAGATCTTTGTAGGTGAATCGAATCGGCATCCCTGAAATATTCTCCAAAAACGTATCCTCTTCAGATATTTCATCGTTAACTTCAATCGATTCGTTCTTCTTATGGTAGTAACGAACTCCAATAATGACTAGTCCAACAACAACAAATGCAGACATTGTGACAATAacaaccaccacaatcaaaacctgTGTTGAATGTTTCTTGTTCTTTTGTCCCTGAGAATTGATAGACTGGGTCCCGTCAATCTTAATGTATGATTCGATATTACCACCATTTGTAGCCTGTTCGAAGCTCCCAATATGGTCAAACAAGTAACAATTTCCGGAAGCATTATCGAAGAACATAGCCGAGCAAGTACAGTTGTTCAAACACGACGTTTTGCATCCGTTTAAATCAGTTTTAGAATCAGATGAAACGAACCCAAGTGCAAAATAGCTCAAATTATCCCCTGCCTTCACCAGACTCGATGAATCTTTTGATGATGAGTTGTTACATGAAGAAACAAATTGCGGGTTGCAGTTAAACTGACCTAACCCAATTGGACACTGACACGTGTTGACATCTTGACAAACGAAATACGACGGACATGCTTGTGGTCTGCTGCAAGGATCATCTGGAATTTGATTACTTGCAGTGATTTGAGATTGAAGATCATAAAATTTAACGAAACCATCATCTTCTAAAACTGCAACCCAAGTGGAATTATCACCATCACTTTCATCAGCACTTACATCAGCAAACACGAACTGCCATAACAAGACTTTGTTTACATCATAAAACCTCCAAGAATTTGCTTCAATGTTGGCAGAATTAGTATCACCACCATTATTGTTAATGATTCTTCTTTTGTCTTTACCCATAGACCAATAAGGCTGTGGGGTGTTAAACTCACCAAACAACATCAAATCGTCTGTTTTAATTTGCAACGAAAAGCTCAAATTATTCTTCATATTGCTTACAAGCTTCTTCCCTTTGACAAAATCTTGTTTAGGCATAAGAGTGTTAGTAGGATGATTAAAACTTTGCCAAACAACACTACCATCTTCTTTAACCAAAACCAAGTTCCCTGAATCAAATAACTGCATAGCAGAAACGCCATTGCTTGCGGTGTTTGTAGACCAAACAACGGTCCCATTACTTTGTAAATACGCATTTCCGTCATTATCGAACGAGAAATTATCAGAATCACCAACTGGGGAGTCTTTATTAGCTGACCAAATGATTCTTGAAGTGGTTATATGAATGATGACTAAAGTGAATGAAGTAACATCACTATTTGTACTGAACCCGAACCCGAAAAGTGACGTATTCGATACTAGAAACAACCCATCGTTGTCTATAAATTCCATTGGAGATCCTTGAAATCCAGGGCTCAGTGTGCCTTTTCGTCGAACACTTGATAGGCATGTTTGAGACAGGAACAGAATAATCCATGAAATGAACATGAAACAGAGTGACCTCCATGTTTTCATGATCATATATACCGAAATGATCAAACTTTAGCAGAGATATAGCCTCTATAGGATCAGATTTGAATGAAACTTCGGTTGGAAAGATCAAAACTTTGTACAAAAAACATATGAAACAGGACACATAAGTCATAATTGTCCATAAAATAGTAATATTTAGGGAGTAATAAAATGAATTTGTTGGTGATTGAGTCAAATAAAGTGGAACATCTGAGGTGGGTTTCAACTCAAACAAATACAAAGTTATGCAGAATGACCAAATCAGTCATCAATCAATTAATAATTGATATCCTTAAAGTTTGATCTGAaatggtatataatatatctaccaGAAAGGTCAATGATTGTTGAATCGTTGTGTACAACCACAACAGATATTAGTATTTCAGTAGTGGGTCACATTTGCTATAAAACTATAAAGTTGTCGCTATTCACAAAACTGAATTCTTGAAAACCTGTAAACCATAAATTGAGATGGAATAAGTCAACATCTGATCAACTAGATTGTTCACTGGAGTGTATATTTGGAAAAAGGAATTACAATAAGAAGAAATAATAAAATGAATGCAACTATAAGCCTTTCATATTTACATAAAGACCCTTCGTGCTTTTGGAATTTTTACACTCTGGCCACTGTAACCTTTTTAACCTGCAAAAAATGAAACCAAAAAGATATATGCATATtacatattatttaatattttataaattacaGAAACTTACCTTTTTTTTTTAACAGCGGTACGGGATCACTCAGGAATACTTAACCACCCAAACGTTCATCTCCCACAGTTGCATAACACGCCTCCAACTGCTGCATAGGAGGAAACGTGGCCCAATCCGGGGCATGGGGCGATAATCCCCCCTCCTCCCACACTGCCCTCAAAACGCGATGTGCGAAAGACACCATTGGGTAAAATTCAAGGGTTAAGGGGCAACTTTGTGTGCAATGCTGAACCCCACAGGAGTTGAACTCTTAACCTCTCGCTAATAGAGTCATGCCACTACCACATGAGCTAAAACACAAAATTACACAAACTTACTTTTGACATACCATACTCCATACTTGAGAGACCTTGTAATACACCATAATTCAACATGTAAAAGCTAAATTCCTACTTAGTTTTGACTTTGTAAAAGTTTATTTAACGAAGGCCTTTAATGAATAAATTAATCAAACCACTACTAAGCAATGTTAGATTTTTGGGTGTATTAGGTAACATCATAGATAAAATTCAACACAGATCCTAAAGGAACTTTAACCATTGCTTTAATGGgttatattataattaaatattgaAATTGAAATACGGAGTATTAACATTTTAATATTACTCTTTAAATTAAAATACTGCAATTTTTCTTTTAGACATAATGGTTAAAAGTGCTATGATTGGGTGTATTAGGTAACACCATACATAAAATTCAACAAAGATCCTAAAAGGAACTTTAACCATTGCTTTAatgctttatattaaaattaaaattaaatattgaaATACGGAGTATTAACATTTTAATATTACTCtttaaaaagaaatatatatatatatatatctcatacACCACTTATGTAGTATTGTATTTTGTTGTtaaaacaacaaaacccaatatcaCATATGCAGGGTATTGGGAGGTGAGATGTACACAATCATTCCTCCACCTTAGAATCTATAATTACTTTAAATCTCTAATATTATGATGTCATCCTTTCACTAATCTACCCTTAATTCTCCTAAATTATGCCACATGTCACAATCTCACAAGTCATGGTAATATCATCATATAATAAATACAacataattaaataaatttaaaaaaatCAAAACAAATAGTAAATGGCATCCAGAAAATTAATTAATAGAAAAACAAAACTAAGTAATTTAAATTTGAAATCTCTAAAAATTTGAATACCtctaaaaaaagaaaaaataatcaATACTTCAAATTGATAGGAATAACTTACTTTGTCTTTAAAAACACATAAGTAACACAACTTTGTCTATAAACTCAAAAACTCACTCAAACACCCATGACCATATTTATaatatttgaagtattatgtacaaccttataataaagcACACACATATGTACGAACATTAAAATAAAttatacaatcttttacaaaatacTCCATTAACACATGTACaaattttgaagcatattgtacaacattcatataataattttactatttaatttttttaagagacaattgttattattaataattattattaatagtataaatactcaacttttaagaaaaaattatttttattattattatattattaattacgttacatatgtatgcgaaatacgtTCAATATaaggttgtaatgtaggcttttatgaaaAGAAAAATAGTGACTGTGAAGAAAATTAGAAGAGGGTGGtaagagaataaatgtagttcattaattcgttgacttcttctattattccgggatgattgtcggtcggaacgagcagatgaataagatctagaattcgagataatatataattatgacgagatactctggaaatgagagagaaaatgatattacgaacaggttcgccggtaagtgcttcaggttctttgccaagagggtaatgtgatggatgaaagggatcaccttcttcttgtctccaatgatttagtagactacgaactcatcccaattcatccagaactgatgatggctaattggttggtctattccggttacactgctttcggagttcgagtgaaaatccatatcggaatagctgtcggaatccgaggaatttgaactagttgcgagttccgtcttgtacggttagataaagtgttttcgatatgaaatgattttcggatgtcggatgatattctaattatatagaatacttatgtatagtacagaagatcccgtagattacggaggaattttcggaatctgtcaagcaaagtttaaagtaacagatacgctgagatacgaatttatctatacactatctatgcaatagaggcagtaagacgtgtctagactttaaggatgataagcaagtaattttcgacacgaaatgataagcaaaacttttgacatgcagacacggtcaaagtccagacccactaacgcatctaaacaactatcagttagacacactaatgcaagacctggttcgctaagaccaccgctctgataccaactgaaatgccccgtgcatatcgattataaacgttacataataattgatttcatttcgatgtatttgacctctaaatgatacattttacaaatattgcattcgtttttaaaagacaaactttcatcacatcgaaagttgacggcatgcataccatttcataatatatccaactataaatgacttaataatattcttgatgaactcaacgactcgaatgcaacgtcttttgaaatatgccatgaatgactccaagtaatatctttaaaatgagcatacacgtgaattagggtcatacctgtttctaattcttaggttaccaagcaataataatcaggggaaaatattcacaacaattagtggcaattataacgtccaactaattcaataataatccacagaacttctgtttgcataataattcattcgaggaatgttttgcttgtgtctatctcgtcaaacatttataaaagcatctcatgtattccaaaaatatagattgtaaaagcattgaataaaatagttgtaaatcagttataaagcagcgcatgtattctcagtcccaaaaatgtaaagagtaaaagggaatcaaatgaactcacaatactgtattttgtagtaaaaatacatatgacgacattgaacaaatgtatggttggccttagattcacgaacctatatcatttgtgtatatatattaatacacataatcgtaatcggataagtttatatatataacctattaatgatattgtttttatattaataatatatttatatttcatatattccttttatataataaaatattttgttatgttatatgtgttaaatatatatatttatatatttttttttatcaaaacagtagttctaattatactaagttaatattagtaaaaataatgataataacattaataatatacttatgttaataataactctattagtgataataacaacgatattaataataatacttgtaaaaatattaattttactgtttatgatagttatgatgttgattttagtaattacataataataatactcatgaatataattaataatgcttaggttaatattaacaattccattatatgtaaaaagatactaatactaatgcttacaaaaaaaataataatttgtattatattcataatgataataataataaaccttttcatcataatgataataatattaaagttttaaaattaataataatatcatagctgatactcataataataataataataataataataataataataatagatataatacttataattatgataataataataataataattataatacttataataataatgataatgtcagtaatgattttattactaatacttttgttgataataacaataataatactaacaatttataaaatgataataataataatatttataatgataaattgtattatgttcataataataataataataataataataataataataataataataataataataatactaataataataataataataatgatcataataataataataataatacctatgtaatattagtattaataataacaataatactaagtaatgataataatattagtaataataattttaacaatacttattaatactatcaataacaataacaataacaataacaatcataataataataataataataatagtaataataataataataataataataataataataataataataataataaaactataataAAAAGGGCTACCTTAATGTATCCAGGCTTTAAAAACAAATAAACGTCGCTGCtcgagctcgaacccgagacctcccgctcacccacaacACCCCATAACCACTCGTCCATTTATATTTTTCCTGATTTAAATCGTATCCTAATATATTTAACCCATTTGCTTTTctgttttccttttcttcttcatctttgtAAAAACCAGATCGACCAGAGAACCAAGACTCATtacaacatttatttatttaatttagaacTTGTAAATTAAATGGAACCAATTCATTTTGTGAAGATTGAAATtaataaaaaacaaaaataaaaaaaatttaaagaacGTGTCTGCTGTTCttgtcgtaaaaaaaaaaaaaattcatgaatCCAAATTTGAGAATGTTTTGGATAATActttcaacatgaaaaaggttgtaTATCATACATATAAACTTTCCAAGTCCTTAATTTGATTTAAATCATAACAGAAATCacgaatttaattgaagaacattagttgacttttcaaaaccaaaactttgacttcgaaattaagaCCCAATTTAAAGAATTGGAAGTTgtgattttgcagaaagatttaacGAAAGATTCTTAACAAATCTGCATTGTTACATTTTGGAGTTTTAATCGAATTCAagattttaaaaaaataaagagAAACAGAGGTATCGAACCTGTATAAAAAAATTTCTGATAGATAAATTCGAAATAACCTAATACTAGTTATAAATGGTAATTGGTGATAGAGAGTTTAATAAATCTTTTCTTATCAACCCAAGCTTAATCGATTCATTATATAAATTGCAGGCACTCGACAAGAAAATACCAtccaagaagaagaaaataaaagtttaaaaggCAGATAGCGATCGAAAACAAATTGGTACAATTTGTTGGATTAATTTCAATAATCAGATGCAGAAGTACAAATTAATTACAGTTTGAAAAGGATGGAAAACTGAATTCGTGAttttatattcttatatatgtattttaatcgcatttatatacatatatatcagtatatgtatatatatatatcagtattatatatatatatatatatatatatatatatatatatatatatatatgattatacatatatatataattcataaattttTAGTATTGATAaggttattaataaaaataataaaattatttataatactatcgaaaaattaataataatactaataattatattaataataataataatagtatcaaaataaataacaataataatacatatatgataatattaataaatttaataataactaataataatgatgacaatgataataataatcttattaatgatactaataataatactagttataataatgttaatattattaatgataataataaaattaataataataatacaactcgaatctaaaataataatattactaacacaaatattaatattaatattaacaataataataataatgaaagtaataatagtgatattaatataacaatcatatttttaatttgtatttaacatattaatagtatatattataCTTGTGCCATATATAACATATGTTGagtattatttattcattttaatataaatacattatataatatgggtttgcataataaatataaatataattatcttatatatataagtatcatatatatttaatcaaaattattatattattttatcatagaaaataaaaatataacttttaacATATAATATATACAACTTTATATATTCTagtatacttataataaaaattatgTACATAAATCATCTAtagatatagattcattttaacgaTAACTTACTTATTTTGTATCTGATTTAACATTTTCAATTCAGATGATTAACCTGTTTTCTATCATTTCAAATTAATGtgtacttttatatttatatttatatatatacatatatacatatttacatatttatttactcacaattgttcgtgaatcgtcgggaacagtcaaatgTCAAACGGTTTCATGTAAGCAGTTCATAAATTTTGaggctcaatattacagactttgcttattgtgtcaaaatcatataagaataaagtttaaatttggtcgaaaattttcgggtcgtcacagtacctacccgttaaagaaatttcgtcccgaaatttgagtgaggtggtcatggctaacaataaaaatgttttcatgacaaatatgagttgataaatagagttttatcatcattaagtactatggataaaataattcaattattcgaagagtacgaatgaagctatcacaaaagagtgaaatgggtaaatgtagattcgtcatatcttttgacgtagataggattgattttcagagttcaagggatttggagaaaatcttcgtaataagatttgattcttcgataattaaggaaattaggatccgctttaaatgcgatcatctgttttgattgctctgtcggatattttactctaaatccacccccttcatttcctttatattttggagttccacccttttattttctcttcttctgactttaagtcaagcaaataatggtccagaattcgtaggtatgaagtttcgaatgaacatgacaaatgttctaagagagaaattgtaatagcacgatcttgattggttaaattaccagaattcaagagaaaagatagaactatcaggaagatatgttctcaatatatttggagattagatagaatataagggtcgtgtaacatggtacatgatgacgaaaggcaaacttatataacaaagttataataaggctaatccgaatgaaagtcgaagttgatttgctggagctgtgatgaaattggctaatttgaaaaggaattgcaatgttattttcggtaataataaggctaaaggaattagcacaactatgttttaaacgtttactcaggtttcgagagtttttcaggtgcataactatatgcatcaatcttttctt includes these proteins:
- the LOC139852700 gene encoding G-type lectin S-receptor-like serine/threonine-protein kinase SD2-5 translates to MIMKTWRSLCFMFISWIILFLSQTCLSSVRRKGTLSPGFQGSPMEFIDNDGLFLVSNTSLFGFGFSTNSDVTSFTLVIIHITTSRIIWSANKDSPVGDSDNFSFDNDGNAYLQSNGTVVWSTNTASNGVSAMQLFDSGNLVLVKEDGSVVWQSFNHPTNTLMPKQDFVKGKKLVSNMKNNLSFSLQIKTDDLMLFGEFNTPQPYWSMGKDKRRIINNNGGDTNSANIEANSWRFYDVNKVLLWQFVFADVSADESDGDNSTWVAVLEDDGFVKFYDLQSQITASNQIPDDPCSRPQACPSYFVCQDVNTCQCPIGLGQFNCNPQFVSSCNNSSSKDSSSLVKAGDNLSYFALGFVSSDSKTDLNGCKTSCLNNCTCSAMFFDNASGNCYLFDHIGSFEQATNGGNIESYIKIDGTQSINSQGQKNKKHSTQVLIVVVVIVTMSAFVVVGLVIIGVRYYHKKNESIEVNDEISEEDTFLENISGMPIRFTYKDLLEATNDFTTKLGQGGFGSVYRGVLNDGTQLAVKRLEGIGQGKKEFRAEVSMIGSIHHHHLVKLKGFCAEGKYRLLVYEYMGNGSLDRWLFGDVSLDWDTRYNIAIGTAKGLAYLHEDCDVKIIHCDIKPENVLLDDHFLAKVSDFGLAKLMTREQSHVFTTLRGTRGYLAPEWITNYAISEKSDVYSYGMVLLEIISGRKNYNSSETLNFPAYAFKMMGEGKVKELLDEKMKVDENDERVVIATHVALWCIQDDMNLRPSMPKVVRMLEGLSPVLAPPLGGIGLYSSLYKSFSEFGTSSGPSDGNSDAYLSDTRVSGPR